One genomic window of Cygnus olor isolate bCygOlo1 chromosome 3, bCygOlo1.pri.v2, whole genome shotgun sequence includes the following:
- the STX11 gene encoding syntaxin-11 — protein MKDRLNELREFARLHNPEFSDSEEDENSPRDILLYETDYALETLHKDIQTIRTENDLLKEDVKRLKKQNSRFLTSMRRLSSIKRDTNGIARDIKARGESIHRKLQIMRDFSEDAVTKYGIMSVIARVAKNHYVDLMHAFQEAMFEYNATEMNQRENCKIRIQRQLEIMGKDVSGNQIEEMIEQGKWDVFSENLLSDVKGARSALNEIETRHKELVKLESRIKEVHELFLQVALLVEEQADTFDVIEINMQNVEDYVGDAKEQVKKALEYRRKHPLRTILCCCISCCRR, from the coding sequence ATGAAAGACCGGCTAAACGAGCTGCGTGAATTTGCCAGGTTACACAACCCCGAGTTTTCTGATAGTGAGGAGGATGAAAATTCACCCCGCGACATTCTCCTTTATGAGACTGATTATGCCTTGGAAACTCTTCATAAAGATATACAGACCATCCGGACAGAAAATGACCTCCTAAAAGAGGATGTCAAGCGgctcaaaaagcaaaacagccgCTTCCTTACTTCCATGCGCCGTCTCAGTAGCATCAAACGAGATACTAATGGTATTGCCAGAGACATCAAGGCCCGTGGAGAAAGCATCCACAGGAAACTCCAAATAATGAGAGATTTCAGCGAAGATGCAGTAACAAAATATGGGATTATGTCTGTCATTGCCAGGGTGGCAAAGAACCACTATGTGGACCTCATGCACGCCTTTCAGGAAGCTATGTTTGAATACAACGCAACGGAGATGAACCAACGGGAGAACTGCAAGATTCGAATTCAGCGGCAGCTAGAGATCATGGGCAAAGACGTTTCTGGCAACCAGATTGAGGAGATGATTGAGCAAGGCAAGTGGGATGTCTTCTCTGAGAACCTCTTGTCTGATGTTAAGGGGGCTCGCTCAGCCTTGAATGAGATAGAGACACGTCATAAGGAGCTGGTGAAGTTAGAAAGTCGCATTAAGGAGGTTCACGAGCTCTTTCTGCAGGTGGCCCTGCTGGTAGAAGAACAGGCAGACACCTTTGACGTCATTGAgataaatatgcaaaatgttGAGGACTACGTAGGAGACGCCAAAGAACAAgtaaaaaaagctttagaatacagaagaaaacacccTCTACGAACAATCCTTTGCTGCTGCATATCGTGTTGCCGAAGGTGA